The Candidatus Saccharimonadales bacterium DNA segment ACCTTCCATTGGAATTTCTATAAGGTCATCACAAGCATGCCGTAATTCATCTGTAATTCCTTCAACTTCTTCACCTAATAAAAGAACGGTTTTCTCGTGCGGACGGTAATCCGGAAGCATGATTGATGAGCCATCTTGTTCTAGGCCTACAATCCGAAAACCTGCGTTTCGTAGCGATTCTAGATCAAGTGTCTCTTGGTACTCAAACGGTACTATTGCTTCTGCGCCAAGTGCGGTTTTATGTATTTGCGCAGTTAATTTATTGGAAATATGAGGTAAGCGGGTAT contains these protein-coding regions:
- a CDS encoding TrmH family RNA methyltransferase translates to MSEIVVIAHNIRSTHNVGAIFRTSEGFGVSKIILSGYTPYPSVKNDTRLPHISNKLTAQIHKTALGAEAIVPFEYQETLDLESLRNAGFRIVGLEQDGSSIMLPDYRPHEKTVLLLGEEVEGITDELRHACDDLIEIPMEG